One genomic segment of Pseudonocardia sp. T1-2H includes these proteins:
- a CDS encoding DUF1028 domain-containing protein, with protein sequence MMTYSILGFDASNGDLGVAVQSKFPGVGSLVPYGEAEVGVVATQGFASPRHGSAGLMLLRCGATPQQAVDVLLNGDGKEHKRQFALIDRSGGVAAYTGADLHTWDGWAGSAAGRDCVALGNGLAGSDVVSRMVRTFEDVRASLAERLMAALESGERAGGDIRGQQSAALLVLRRNGGYGSLDDRHVVISIYDHDRPIAELIRCYALHRLSYFPSDPANLVPIGPELALELKRMMTARGFYEGDVDGSWESAAQLRFELFLGSENYDNRIDNGGLLDLEVLADLRLKYGQDATLQRGPA encoded by the coding sequence ATGATGACGTACTCCATTCTGGGCTTCGATGCCTCCAACGGTGACCTGGGCGTGGCCGTTCAATCCAAGTTCCCGGGCGTCGGGAGTCTCGTCCCGTACGGCGAAGCCGAGGTCGGCGTCGTCGCGACCCAAGGATTCGCAAGTCCGCGGCACGGATCTGCAGGGCTGATGCTCCTGAGGTGTGGCGCGACACCACAACAGGCGGTCGACGTACTGCTCAACGGCGACGGCAAGGAACACAAGAGGCAGTTCGCCCTGATCGACAGAAGCGGCGGCGTCGCCGCGTACACGGGAGCCGATCTGCACACGTGGGACGGATGGGCCGGGAGCGCTGCGGGCCGCGACTGCGTTGCGCTCGGAAACGGGCTCGCGGGCAGCGACGTAGTCTCCCGGATGGTCCGGACGTTCGAAGACGTGCGCGCGTCGCTCGCCGAACGCCTGATGGCCGCACTCGAGTCGGGTGAACGAGCGGGAGGCGATATACGAGGCCAGCAGTCAGCCGCCCTGCTGGTACTCAGACGGAACGGCGGTTACGGGTCACTGGACGACCGCCACGTGGTGATATCCATATACGACCATGATCGACCGATTGCGGAATTGATCAGGTGCTACGCGCTGCACAGGCTCTCGTACTTCCCGAGCGATCCGGCGAACCTGGTGCCGATAGGTCCCGAACTGGCGCTCGAGCTGAAAAGGATGATGACGGCTCGGGGGTTCTACGAGGGCGACGTCGACGGCAGCTGGGAGTCGGCCGCCCAGCTGCGGTTCGAGCTCTTCCTCGGCAGCGAGAACTACGACAACCGCATCGACAATGGTGGATTGCTCGATCTCGAGGTTCTTGCTGACCTCCGCCTCAAGTACGGGCAGGATGCCACGCTCCAGCGTGGCCCGGCGTGA
- a CDS encoding LapA family protein, translated as MVGQGSGGTTSAPEGRGLQLGGGAIAALIGVGLLVVFMFQNTERITLDFLFWSFTWPLWLFTLVTALIGAMVWFGLGVVRRHRRRTARRADRRD; from the coding sequence ATGGTCGGGCAGGGTTCCGGTGGTACCACCAGTGCTCCGGAGGGTCGGGGACTGCAGCTCGGTGGTGGAGCGATCGCGGCGCTGATCGGGGTGGGGTTGCTTGTGGTGTTCATGTTCCAGAACACCGAGCGGATCACGTTGGATTTCCTGTTCTGGAGTTTCACGTGGCCGTTGTGGTTGTTCACGCTGGTGACGGCGTTGATCGGGGCGATGGTCTGGTTCGGGCTCGGCGTCGTTCGCCGTCACCGGCGTCGCACGGCGCGCCGGGCGGACCGCCGGGACTGA
- a CDS encoding MFS transporter, producing the protein MTFGADIHAQRKRHDWRDGGSPMTEAASSSDAEQLKGHQRLLALLLAAAMFVLVVDTSLMNVSISAVVRDLGTTVSGVQSAIALEALVSAAFILIGGKVGDLIGRKRAYVLGLLGYAVGALAMALAQSLTAVIVFWAVLGGIGASLLLPAMQSLIHGNFEGAAQKQVYALVGAAAAIAAAVGPLLGGFITTYLSWRVGFVLEVVIITVVLSGIKLVRDVPYTGPRTIDVVGALLSVMGMGGLVLGILVWQEGGESVGALLATGVIALVALAYWLVRRKRAGKPTLIDPDLFSSKLFRFGISQQMLQQIALGGAMIALPIYLQMVLEYNALQAGLSLAPLSLSMFAMALLAGKKAGQRRPSSIIRLGFALLTVGIAMLIPIVPRAEFGWALIVPLLIAGSGLGLLVSQLNNYTLAPISEERVSEAAGVNSAAGSFGLSFGLAFTGAIMLATLSFSFTKMAEASTVLPPAQQQQVAQALENDAELMTNTQLEQLLGNQPQEIRDEIIRINTEVRPISLQVALLIPILAGLVGLFNSFRMMRLPDPAPSGSEGMTLG; encoded by the coding sequence ATGACGTTCGGTGCTGATATTCACGCCCAACGGAAGCGTCACGACTGGCGGGACGGCGGGTCTCCAATGACCGAGGCAGCGAGTTCTAGTGATGCCGAGCAGCTAAAGGGCCATCAGCGGCTGCTGGCCCTGCTGCTGGCGGCGGCGATGTTCGTGCTCGTCGTCGACACCTCGCTGATGAATGTGTCGATCTCGGCGGTGGTTCGGGATCTCGGCACGACCGTCAGCGGCGTCCAGTCGGCGATCGCGCTGGAAGCACTGGTGTCCGCCGCATTCATCCTGATCGGCGGCAAAGTCGGCGATCTCATCGGACGCAAGCGGGCCTACGTACTGGGTCTGCTGGGCTACGCCGTCGGCGCCCTGGCGATGGCGCTCGCCCAGAGCCTGACCGCGGTCATCGTCTTCTGGGCGGTGCTGGGCGGGATCGGCGCCTCTCTGCTGCTGCCGGCCATGCAGTCGCTCATTCACGGCAACTTCGAAGGAGCTGCGCAGAAACAGGTCTACGCCCTGGTCGGGGCGGCGGCAGCGATCGCTGCTGCCGTTGGACCGCTGCTCGGAGGCTTCATTACCACCTACCTGTCGTGGCGGGTCGGGTTCGTGCTCGAGGTCGTCATCATCACCGTCGTGCTGTCCGGCATCAAACTCGTCCGCGATGTGCCCTACACCGGACCGCGGACCATCGACGTCGTCGGCGCGCTGCTGTCCGTCATGGGCATGGGCGGGCTCGTGCTGGGCATCCTGGTGTGGCAGGAGGGCGGCGAATCCGTTGGCGCGCTCCTGGCCACGGGCGTGATCGCGCTGGTCGCGCTGGCGTACTGGCTGGTGCGGCGCAAGCGTGCCGGGAAGCCGACGCTGATAGACCCAGATCTGTTCAGCTCCAAGCTATTCCGGTTCGGGATCTCTCAACAGATGCTCCAGCAGATCGCCCTGGGCGGCGCCATGATCGCGCTGCCGATCTATCTGCAGATGGTGCTGGAGTACAACGCGCTGCAGGCCGGCCTGTCCCTCGCCCCGCTCTCGCTGAGCATGTTTGCCATGGCGCTGCTCGCCGGGAAGAAAGCTGGACAGCGCCGCCCCAGCAGCATCATCCGGCTGGGATTCGCGCTTCTCACCGTGGGCATTGCGATGCTGATCCCGATCGTGCCCCGCGCTGAGTTCGGCTGGGCCCTCATCGTCCCGTTGCTGATCGCGGGATCGGGGCTGGGCTTGTTGGTGTCTCAACTCAACAACTACACCCTGGCCCCGATCTCCGAGGAGCGGGTCAGCGAGGCTGCCGGCGTGAACTCGGCGGCCGGCTCGTTCGGGTTGTCGTTCGGGCTGGCGTTCACCGGTGCCATCATGCTGGCGACGCTCTCCTTCTCCTTCACCAAGATGGCCGAAGCCAGCACCGTGCTCCCGCCAGCGCAGCAGCAACAAGTCGCACAGGCCCTGGAGAACGACGCGGAATTGATGACCAACACTCAGCTCGAACAGCTGCTGGGCAACCAACCCCAGGAGATTCGGGACGAGATCATCCGCATCAACACCGAGGTGCGACCCATTTCTCTTCAGGTGGCACTGCTCATTCCGATCCTCGCTGGCCTCGTCGGATTGTTCAATTCATTCCGCATGATGCGCCTGCCCGACCCCGCACCATCCGGCTCCGAAGGGATGACCCTCGGCTGA
- a CDS encoding DUF7144 family membrane protein, translated as MSDTTIHPPSAGATGRTSGWATGLTIFASTIMIVVGICQALLGIAALVHDEIYVSTPGYIYSFDITGWGWVHLLLGAVVALAGVAVIQRKTWGRLVGIVLASLSIFANFLFIPHYPVWSLLIIALDVAVIWALACQQQDVV; from the coding sequence ATGAGCGACACAACCATCCACCCGCCGTCGGCAGGCGCAACGGGACGCACGAGCGGCTGGGCCACCGGCCTCACGATCTTCGCCAGCACGATCATGATCGTCGTCGGAATCTGTCAGGCGTTGCTCGGGATCGCCGCGCTGGTCCACGACGAGATCTACGTCAGCACCCCGGGCTACATCTACTCCTTCGACATCACCGGCTGGGGCTGGGTGCACCTGCTGCTCGGAGCCGTGGTCGCCCTCGCCGGCGTCGCCGTTATCCAGCGCAAGACGTGGGGCCGGCTCGTGGGGATCGTCCTGGCCTCGCTGAGCATCTTCGCCAACTTCCTGTTCATCCCGCACTACCCGGTCTGGTCGCTTCTGATCATCGCCCTGGACGTCGCCGTCATCTGGGCGCTCGCCTGCCAGCAGCAAGATGTCGTCTGA
- a CDS encoding transposase yields the protein MRARGIAFTSPEKSDQIARRQAKGSRGGRPPAFDPDRYANRNVVERCFNRLKQFRALATRYAKRMAYYRSEIIIATIVLWLRADLQDTP from the coding sequence ATGCGAGCACGCGGGATCGCGTTCACCAGCCCGGAGAAGAGCGACCAGATCGCGCGCCGCCAAGCGAAGGGCTCCCGCGGCGGCCGCCCACCAGCCTTCGATCCCGATCGCTACGCCAACCGCAACGTCGTCGAACGCTGCTTCAACCGGCTCAAACAGTTCCGCGCCCTCGCCACCCGCTACGCGAAGCGGATGGCCTACTACCGATCCGAGATCATCATCGCGACCATCGTGTTATGGCTGCGTGCCGACTTACAGGACACGCCCTAG
- a CDS encoding dipeptidase, which yields MFPAQECVRAAEWVAARFAGAGFDDVGLVETPDGSRAVIGSRPCGDPDAPTVLLYAHYDVQPPLDGEAWRTPPFRLTEVGNRWYGRGAADCKGNLVVHLTALRVLGDDVPVNLKLVVEGSEEQGTGGLEAFVPEHADLLRADAIVVADTGNAAVGHPAVTVSLRGVVDVVVTVEALAAEVHSGIFGGAAPDALAALVAMLATLRDERGNTTVHGLPGTEVWTGAPYPPEQFRREAGVLDGVSLLGDGTVSDMLWARPAITIVGIDCPPVVGSAAAIVPRARARLNLRIPPGVTPGRAGAALVDHLHEVAPWQVRVTVDVESSGRPFRAAADGPAHRAMAAAMQAVYGRPIVELGQGGSIPLCSVFTDTYARAEITLIGVEEPLASIHAPNESVDPKEIADMALTEALFLQKYAAARR from the coding sequence CTGTTCCCGGCGCAGGAGTGCGTGCGTGCGGCGGAATGGGTGGCCGCCCGGTTCGCCGGCGCCGGCTTCGACGACGTAGGGCTCGTGGAGACACCCGACGGGAGCCGCGCGGTCATCGGGTCGCGGCCGTGCGGCGACCCGGACGCCCCGACGGTGCTGCTGTACGCCCACTACGACGTGCAGCCCCCGCTGGACGGGGAGGCCTGGCGCACGCCGCCGTTCCGCCTCACCGAGGTGGGCAACCGCTGGTACGGCCGCGGTGCCGCCGATTGCAAGGGCAACCTCGTCGTGCATCTCACCGCCCTGCGCGTCCTCGGCGACGATGTTCCGGTCAACCTGAAGCTGGTCGTCGAGGGATCCGAGGAGCAGGGCACCGGGGGCCTCGAGGCGTTCGTCCCCGAGCACGCCGATCTCCTCCGCGCCGACGCCATTGTCGTCGCCGACACCGGCAACGCCGCGGTCGGCCACCCCGCGGTCACCGTGAGCCTGCGCGGCGTGGTTGACGTCGTCGTGACCGTGGAGGCGCTCGCCGCGGAGGTGCACTCCGGCATCTTCGGTGGCGCCGCGCCCGACGCCCTGGCTGCGCTCGTCGCCATGCTGGCGACGCTCCGGGACGAGCGGGGCAACACCACGGTCCACGGCTTGCCCGGCACCGAGGTCTGGACCGGTGCGCCCTACCCGCCCGAGCAGTTCCGGCGCGAGGCCGGTGTCCTGGACGGGGTCTCGCTGCTCGGCGACGGAACTGTCTCGGACATGCTGTGGGCGCGACCGGCGATCACCATCGTCGGCATCGACTGCCCGCCCGTGGTCGGGTCGGCCGCGGCGATCGTGCCCCGGGCCAGAGCACGCCTGAACTTGCGCATCCCTCCGGGTGTCACACCCGGGCGAGCCGGGGCGGCCCTCGTCGACCACCTGCACGAGGTTGCCCCCTGGCAGGTTCGAGTGACGGTCGATGTCGAATCGTCCGGCCGGCCCTTCCGGGCGGCTGCGGACGGGCCCGCCCACCGGGCGATGGCGGCGGCGATGCAGGCCGTCTACGGCAGGCCGATCGTCGAACTGGGGCAGGGCGGCTCCATCCCGCTCTGCAGCGTCTTCACAGACACCTACGCTCGAGCGGAGATCACGCTGATCGGCGTCGAGGAGCCGCTGGCGTCGATCCACGCGCCGAACGAGAGCGTGGACCCGAAGGAGATCGCCGACATGGCGCTCACGGAGGCACTGTTCCTGCAGAAGTACGCGGCGGCCCGCCGCTGA
- a CDS encoding DUF7144 family membrane protein → MTQQIEEKSDDRHLPHQAHDRTGPSSSYATTPATGVSGWTGWVVFAGIMLIMLGAFQVIQGLVALFEKGYYLVASSGLVLHVDYNVWGWVHLILGILAVATGFGLLAGNTAARVVGIVLAVLSAILNLIFIAAYPVWSTIVIAVDIIVIYAIVVHGRELKRDAG, encoded by the coding sequence ATGACTCAGCAGATCGAGGAGAAGTCCGATGACCGACACCTCCCCCACCAGGCGCACGACCGAACCGGCCCCAGCTCCAGCTACGCGACGACCCCCGCCACGGGCGTCTCCGGCTGGACCGGCTGGGTCGTCTTCGCCGGCATCATGCTGATCATGCTGGGTGCGTTCCAGGTGATCCAGGGGCTCGTCGCCCTGTTCGAGAAGGGCTACTACCTGGTCGCCTCGTCCGGCCTGGTCCTGCACGTGGACTACAACGTCTGGGGCTGGGTCCACCTCATCCTCGGCATCCTCGCCGTGGCGACCGGGTTCGGCCTTCTCGCCGGCAACACGGCCGCCCGCGTGGTCGGCATCGTCCTCGCCGTCCTCAGCGCGATCCTGAACCTGATCTTCATCGCGGCCTACCCGGTCTGGTCCACCATCGTCATCGCCGTGGACATCATCGTGATCTACGCGATCGTGGTCCACGGCCGCGAGTTGAAGCGCGACGCGGGCTGA
- a CDS encoding alpha/beta fold hydrolase, protein MDAPRQLTIDLPALTVAALSWGPDDGPLALCLHGFPDTAWTWRHLGPFLAARGWRVVAPFSRGYAPTDVPADGDYRVGALMDDAIELHRALGGDDRAVVIGHDWGAATVHALGAHAPAPFSRIVALAVPPTAVALPVPSGPRYDWKLMPGQLRRSWYMLFNQLPWLPERMLPRLVPQLWSAWSPGFDGGEDVARVAAALGTPKRRSAALGYYRAMPRPGKGVPSYTARHTDWLGIPTVPTLYLHGADDGCIGAGFVGPARAALPAGSVVDLIQGAGHFLQLERPDAVNARIAEFLGPAQT, encoded by the coding sequence GTGGACGCGCCGCGACAGCTGACGATCGACCTGCCGGCGCTCACCGTCGCCGCGCTGTCCTGGGGGCCGGACGACGGGCCGCTCGCGCTGTGCTTGCACGGGTTCCCCGACACCGCCTGGACCTGGCGGCACCTCGGCCCGTTCCTCGCCGCGCGCGGCTGGCGGGTGGTCGCCCCGTTCTCCCGCGGATATGCCCCGACCGACGTACCCGCCGACGGCGACTACCGGGTCGGTGCGCTCATGGACGACGCCATCGAGCTGCACCGGGCGCTCGGCGGCGACGACCGGGCCGTGGTGATCGGGCACGACTGGGGTGCAGCCACCGTGCACGCACTGGGCGCGCACGCCCCGGCGCCGTTCTCCCGGATCGTCGCGCTGGCTGTGCCACCGACCGCGGTCGCGCTCCCGGTGCCCAGCGGGCCGCGCTACGACTGGAAGCTGATGCCCGGCCAGCTCCGCCGCAGCTGGTACATGCTGTTCAACCAGCTGCCGTGGCTGCCGGAGCGCATGCTGCCGCGGCTCGTGCCGCAGCTGTGGTCGGCCTGGTCGCCGGGCTTCGACGGCGGCGAGGACGTGGCGCGGGTGGCGGCGGCGCTGGGCACACCGAAGCGACGCAGCGCGGCCCTCGGGTATTACCGGGCGATGCCGCGGCCCGGGAAGGGCGTACCGAGCTACACCGCCCGGCACACGGACTGGCTGGGCATCCCGACCGTCCCGACGCTGTACCTGCACGGGGCCGACGACGGGTGCATCGGCGCCGGTTTCGTGGGCCCGGCCCGGGCCGCGCTCCCGGCCGGCAGCGTCGTCGACCTGATCCAGGGGGCGGGGCACTTCCTCCAGCTGGAGCGACCCGACGCCGTCAACGCGCGGATCGCCGAGTTCCTGGGCCCGGCGCAGACCTAG
- a CDS encoding class II glutamine amidotransferase gives MAYSGDPVLADDLLLRPKHSIIDQSLHADLGAGITTNGDGFGIGWYDDVDGDGKRGAPAVFKSTHPAWNDENLREVATRIRTPLLFAHVRASSGTPVQRSNCHPFRYGNWLWMHNGSLAGFPEVRHDLLMAVDPSLYPKLVGTTDTETLFFLALTFGLTDDPPAAVARAVGLVENVGRRHGVEYPVHMTVATTDGETTWIFRYSSEKATSSLFYSNRVSQLRDLYPEMDVFDRLSADARFIVSEPLRDLPGAWTEVPEGSWAFVRGSEHDIQQFQPTVPA, from the coding sequence ATGGCCTACTCGGGCGACCCGGTCCTCGCCGACGACCTGCTGCTCCGGCCGAAGCACTCGATCATCGACCAGAGTCTGCACGCCGACCTCGGCGCAGGGATCACCACGAACGGTGACGGCTTCGGCATCGGCTGGTACGACGACGTCGACGGCGACGGCAAACGCGGCGCGCCAGCGGTGTTCAAGAGCACCCATCCGGCCTGGAACGACGAGAACTTGCGCGAGGTCGCCACCCGGATCCGCACGCCCCTGCTGTTCGCACACGTCCGCGCCTCGAGCGGAACCCCGGTGCAGCGCAGCAACTGCCACCCGTTCCGGTACGGGAACTGGTTGTGGATGCACAACGGATCGCTCGCCGGGTTCCCGGAGGTCAGGCACGACCTGCTGATGGCGGTGGACCCGTCGCTGTATCCGAAGCTCGTGGGAACCACCGACACCGAGACCCTGTTCTTCCTGGCGCTCACCTTCGGCCTGACCGACGACCCGCCCGCCGCGGTCGCCCGCGCGGTCGGCCTCGTCGAGAACGTCGGCCGGCGCCACGGGGTCGAGTACCCGGTCCACATGACCGTGGCGACGACCGACGGCGAGACGACCTGGATCTTCCGCTACTCCAGCGAGAAGGCCACCAGCTCGCTCTTCTACTCGAACCGGGTCTCCCAGCTGCGCGATCTGTACCCGGAGATGGACGTCTTCGACCGCCTGAGTGCCGACGCCCGCTTCATCGTCTCGGAGCCACTGCGCGACCTCCCCGGTGCGTGGACCGAGGTCCCGGAGGGTTCGTGGGCGTTCGTCCGGGGGAGCGAGCACGACATCCAGCAGTTCCAGCCGACGGTGCCCGCGTGA
- a CDS encoding AI-2E family transporter → MIDPNAAAAQRWQIPRGLIVLLGVTGLLVAALALQQFASILAPVLLALILVIGVHPLTGILRRRGVPMWLAVTITLITVLALILSLAAALALSVAQLATILPTYQDSFDRLVDDLRNWLASLGVGRDQVRAVLDQISFGSIASLLAGVLAGLAGVFSNLLFLMFVVAFMALDAVGFSGRLSRARRQRGDVVGALDTFVRGTRSYLLVSTVFGLIVAVVDVGFLWLVGVPLPLLWGLLAFITNYIPNVGFVIGLVPPALLALLEGGPRLMIIVIVAYSVINFIIQSIIQPKFVADAVNLSLTVTFLSLVFWAFVIGPLGAVLAIPLTLLAKALLIDVDPNTRWISSLLVGGPVPPEEADADETPESERGASTNRTAVVADGQEPPPRPL, encoded by the coding sequence GTGATCGACCCGAACGCCGCCGCTGCGCAGCGTTGGCAGATACCGCGTGGACTGATCGTGCTGCTCGGCGTGACCGGGCTGCTCGTCGCGGCCCTGGCGCTGCAGCAGTTCGCCTCGATCCTGGCGCCGGTCCTGCTCGCGCTCATCCTCGTCATCGGCGTGCATCCGTTGACCGGGATCCTGCGCCGGCGTGGTGTACCGATGTGGCTGGCAGTGACCATCACCCTCATCACGGTCCTCGCCCTGATCCTGAGCCTCGCGGCGGCGCTCGCCCTCTCCGTCGCCCAGCTCGCGACGATCCTGCCGACCTACCAGGACAGCTTCGACCGGCTCGTTGACGATCTCCGTAACTGGCTTGCTTCGCTCGGTGTCGGGCGGGACCAGGTCCGCGCCGTTCTGGACCAGATCTCCTTCGGCAGCATCGCCTCGCTCCTCGCCGGGGTGCTCGCGGGGCTCGCCGGCGTCTTCTCCAATCTGCTGTTCCTGATGTTCGTGGTGGCGTTCATGGCCCTCGACGCCGTCGGGTTCTCGGGTCGGCTGTCCCGGGCCCGGCGGCAGCGGGGGGATGTGGTCGGCGCGCTGGACACGTTCGTCCGCGGCACTCGCAGCTACCTGCTGGTCTCGACGGTGTTCGGGCTGATCGTGGCGGTCGTCGACGTCGGCTTCCTCTGGCTGGTCGGGGTGCCGCTACCGCTGCTGTGGGGGCTGCTCGCCTTCATCACGAACTACATTCCCAACGTCGGCTTTGTGATCGGGCTGGTGCCGCCCGCGCTGCTGGCCCTGCTCGAGGGCGGACCCCGGCTGATGATCATCGTGATCGTGGCTTACTCAGTGATCAACTTCATCATCCAGTCGATCATCCAGCCGAAGTTCGTGGCCGACGCCGTCAATCTCTCGCTCACGGTGACGTTCCTATCGCTGGTCTTTTGGGCGTTCGTGATCGGCCCGCTCGGAGCGGTGCTCGCGATACCGTTGACGTTGCTGGCAAAGGCGCTACTAATCGACGTGGACCCGAACACCAGATGGATATCCAGCCTGCTCGTCGGCGGGCCGGTACCGCCCGAGGAAGCGGACGCCGATGAGACGCCGGAGAGCGAACGTGGCGCCTCCACGAATCGCACCGCAGTGGTAGCCGACGGGCAGGAACCTCCTCCTCGGCCGCTCTGA